The following proteins are encoded in a genomic region of Pelodictyon phaeoclathratiforme BU-1:
- the pyrE gene encoding orotate phosphoribosyltransferase, with translation MLDVFKTTGALLDGHFRLTSGRHSNAYFQCAKVLQHPEHLTAVCSKIAEHFTGKGVETVISPAIGGIVVGTEVGRQLGVKTIFAERKEGVMSIRRGFTLEPGERVLVIEDVITTGGSVAEVIELIKSAGASLVGVGSVVDRSNGRVKLADDHFSVLSMEVISYTPEECPLCKEGVPIDAPGSRANKQN, from the coding sequence ATGCTTGACGTTTTCAAGACAACCGGCGCCCTGCTTGATGGCCACTTCAGGTTGACCTCCGGCCGCCACAGCAATGCCTACTTTCAGTGCGCAAAGGTTCTGCAACATCCGGAACACCTGACGGCAGTATGCAGCAAAATTGCAGAACATTTCACCGGCAAGGGAGTCGAAACGGTCATCTCTCCTGCAATCGGCGGCATTGTGGTTGGCACGGAGGTGGGACGACAGCTCGGTGTCAAAACGATCTTTGCTGAACGCAAGGAGGGGGTTATGTCCATCCGCCGGGGCTTCACGCTGGAACCCGGTGAACGGGTACTGGTTATCGAGGATGTCATCACCACCGGCGGCTCGGTTGCCGAGGTGATTGAACTGATCAAGAGCGCTGGCGCATCACTTGTCGGGGTTGGCTCGGTGGTTGACCGCAGCAACGGACGTGTTAAGCTTGCTGACGACCATTTTTCAGTCCTTTCGATGGAGGTGATCAGCTATACTCCCGAAGAGTGCCCTCTCTGCAAGGAGGGTGTACCAATCGACGCTCCCGGAAGCAGGGCAAACAAGCAAAACTAA